A genomic stretch from Pseudomonas sp. MUP55 includes:
- a CDS encoding amidase — protein sequence MMHVTEVSIAQLRAALESGQTTAVELVQAYLARIEAYDGPQTATALNAVVVRNPDALKEAEASDARRANGQTLGPLDGIPYTAKDSYLVKGLTAASGSPAFAKLVAHRDAFTIERLRAGGAICLGKTNMPPMANGGMQRGVYGRAESPYNADYLTAPFASGSSNGAGTATAASFAAFGLAEETWSSGRGPASNNGLCAYTPSRGVISVRGNWPLTPTMDVVVPFARTMADLLEVLDVVVAEDPDTRGDLWRLQPWVPIPSVSSVRPASYAELAAGSAALAGKRFGVPRMYINADPEAGTSEKPGIGGPTGQKIHTRASVIELWQAARKALEAAGAEVIEVDFPLVSNCEGDRPGAPTVFNRGLVSKQFLHNELWELSAWAFDDFLRANGDPALNRLADVDGPKIFPHDPGTLPNREDDLAAGMDEYVRMAQRGITPWNEISTLPDGLRGLEQTRRLDLEDWMSDLGLDAVLFPTVADVGPADADVNEASADIAWSNGVWVANGNLAIRHLGVPTVTVPMGVMADIGMPVGLTFAGRAYDDSALLRFASAFEATGSKRMIPPRTPPLSAS from the coding sequence GTGATGCACGTTACCGAAGTTTCCATTGCCCAATTGCGCGCTGCGCTTGAATCCGGCCAGACCACTGCCGTTGAACTGGTCCAGGCTTATCTTGCGCGAATCGAGGCCTATGACGGCCCGCAGACCGCTACCGCCCTCAATGCCGTGGTGGTGCGCAACCCCGACGCGTTGAAGGAAGCCGAGGCGTCCGATGCACGCAGGGCGAACGGCCAGACGTTGGGGCCGCTGGACGGCATTCCCTATACCGCCAAGGACAGTTACCTGGTCAAGGGCCTGACCGCCGCGTCCGGTAGCCCGGCGTTCGCCAAACTGGTCGCCCACCGTGATGCCTTCACCATCGAGCGCTTGCGGGCCGGTGGCGCTATCTGCCTGGGCAAGACCAATATGCCGCCCATGGCCAACGGCGGCATGCAACGTGGCGTCTATGGCCGTGCCGAAAGCCCTTACAACGCCGATTACCTCACCGCGCCGTTCGCCTCCGGCTCGTCCAACGGCGCCGGTACGGCGACGGCAGCCAGCTTCGCCGCGTTTGGCCTGGCCGAAGAAACCTGGTCGAGCGGTCGCGGCCCGGCCTCCAATAACGGCTTGTGTGCGTACACGCCTTCCCGTGGGGTGATTTCGGTACGCGGCAACTGGCCGTTGACCCCGACCATGGACGTGGTGGTGCCCTTTGCGCGCACCATGGCCGACCTGCTGGAAGTGCTAGACGTGGTGGTGGCCGAAGACCCGGACACCCGTGGCGACCTGTGGCGCCTGCAGCCCTGGGTGCCGATCCCCAGCGTCAGCTCGGTACGCCCGGCGTCCTACGCCGAACTCGCCGCAGGCAGCGCGGCTCTGGCCGGCAAACGCTTCGGCGTGCCGCGCATGTACATCAACGCCGACCCCGAGGCCGGCACCAGTGAAAAGCCCGGCATTGGCGGGCCGACCGGGCAGAAAATCCACACCCGTGCCTCGGTGATCGAGCTGTGGCAAGCCGCGCGCAAGGCGCTGGAAGCCGCCGGAGCCGAAGTCATCGAAGTGGACTTCCCCTTGGTGTCCAATTGCGAAGGCGACCGCCCCGGCGCGCCCACGGTGTTCAACCGTGGCCTGGTGTCCAAGCAGTTCCTGCACAATGAGTTGTGGGAACTGTCGGCCTGGGCGTTCGATGACTTCCTGCGCGCCAACGGCGACCCGGCGCTGAACCGCCTGGCGGATGTCGATGGCCCGAAAATCTTCCCCCACGACCCCGGCACCCTGCCCAACCGCGAAGACGACCTGGCCGCCGGCATGGACGAATACGTGCGCATGGCCCAGCGCGGTATCACGCCGTGGAACGAGATCAGCACCCTGCCCGACGGCTTGCGCGGCCTGGAGCAAACCCGCCGACTGGACCTGGAAGACTGGATGAGCGACCTGGGGCTCGACGCGGTGTTGTTTCCGACCGTGGCCGATGTCGGCCCGGCCGATGCCGATGTCAACGAAGCCAGCGCCGACATTGCCTGGAGCAACGGGGTTTGGGTGGCCAACGGCAACCTCGCCATTCGCCACCTCGGCGTGCCCACCGTCACCGTGCCGATGGGCGTGATGGCGGACATCGGCATGCCGGTCGGGCTGACGTTTGCCGGGCGTGCCTACGACGATTCGGCGCTGCTGCGCTTTGCTTCGGCGTTTGAAGCCACCGGCAGCAAACGCATGATCCCACCGCGCACGCCGCCGTTGTCAGCCAGCTGA
- a CDS encoding DUF2834 domain-containing protein, producing the protein MPRPYIALAGLLGFSLYTAATMLTAEQSLIAFGQELMSRPDTAQVVIDLYLMAILACVWMYRDARSKGRSVASVLPYFLLTAVFVSVGPLLYIVVNGFTRRTER; encoded by the coding sequence ATGCCCAGACCCTATATCGCCCTGGCCGGATTGCTCGGGTTTTCGTTGTACACCGCCGCCACGATGCTGACGGCCGAGCAATCGCTGATCGCGTTTGGACAGGAATTGATGTCGCGGCCGGATACCGCGCAGGTGGTGATCGACCTCTACCTGATGGCGATACTGGCGTGTGTGTGGATGTACCGGGATGCGCGGAGCAAAGGGCGCTCGGTGGCTTCAGTGCTGCCCTACTTTTTGCTGACGGCGGTGTTCGTTTCCGTGGGGCCGCTGCTGTATATCGTCGTCAATGGTTTTACACGACGCACCGAACGCTAG
- a CDS encoding MFS transporter: protein MSTLTATPAAATTAPQISPLVMRVLGACALAHLINDLIQAVLPSIYPMLKANYGLTFTQVGLITLTFQLTASLLQPWIGYHTDRHPKPWLLPAGMVCTLVGILMLAFVGSFPAILLAAGLVGVGSSTFHPETSRVARLASGGRYGLAQSTFQVGGNTGSAFGPLLAAAIIIPYGQSHIAWFGLFAVFAILVLYGLSRWYRHHLNLFKLKQGSKPTHGLSKGRVTFALVVLALLVFSKYWYMTSLTSYFTFYLIEKFQLSVAGSQMYLFLFLGAVAVGTFAGGPIGDRIGRKKVIWFSILGAAPFTLALPYVDLFWTAVLSVVIGFIIASAFSAIVVFAQELVPGNVGMIAGIFFGLMFGFSGIGAALLGLLADNHGIEYVYKICSFLPLTGILTIFLPSTKGI from the coding sequence ATGTCGACCCTCACCGCGACACCCGCTGCTGCAACCACTGCCCCACAGATAAGCCCGTTGGTCATGCGGGTGCTTGGCGCCTGCGCCCTGGCGCACCTGATCAACGACTTGATCCAGGCCGTGCTGCCATCGATCTACCCGATGCTCAAGGCCAACTATGGCCTGACGTTCACCCAGGTCGGCCTGATCACCCTGACCTTCCAACTGACCGCATCGCTGCTGCAACCCTGGATCGGTTACCACACCGACCGTCATCCCAAGCCCTGGCTGTTGCCCGCCGGCATGGTGTGCACCCTGGTCGGCATTCTGATGCTGGCGTTTGTCGGCAGCTTCCCGGCCATTTTGCTGGCGGCGGGGCTGGTGGGTGTCGGCTCGTCGACCTTTCACCCGGAAACCTCCCGCGTGGCACGCCTGGCCTCGGGCGGGCGCTACGGCCTGGCGCAGTCGACGTTCCAGGTCGGCGGCAACACCGGCAGTGCGTTCGGCCCGTTGCTGGCGGCGGCCATCATCATTCCCTACGGCCAAAGCCACATCGCCTGGTTCGGCCTGTTTGCGGTATTCGCAATCCTGGTGCTGTATGGCTTGAGCCGCTGGTACCGCCACCACCTCAACCTGTTCAAGCTCAAGCAAGGCAGCAAGCCGACTCACGGTCTGTCCAAGGGCCGGGTGACCTTCGCCCTGGTGGTGCTGGCGCTGCTGGTGTTCTCCAAGTATTGGTACATGACCAGCCTGACCAGCTACTTCACGTTCTACCTGATCGAAAAATTCCAGCTGTCGGTCGCCGGTTCCCAGATGTACCTGTTCCTGTTCCTCGGCGCAGTGGCCGTGGGTACCTTTGCCGGCGGGCCGATCGGCGACCGGATCGGCCGCAAGAAAGTCATCTGGTTCTCGATTCTCGGCGCCGCACCGTTCACCCTCGCCCTGCCCTACGTCGATCTGTTCTGGACCGCCGTGCTCAGCGTGGTCATCGGGTTCATCATCGCCTCGGCGTTTTCGGCCATCGTGGTATTCGCCCAGGAACTGGTGCCGGGCAATGTCGGCATGATCGCCGGGATATTCTTCGGCCTGATGTTCGGTTTCAGCGGGATCGGTGCGGCATTGCTGGGCCTGCTCGCGGATAACCACGGTATCGAATACGTGTACAAGATCTGCTCGTTCCTGCCGTTGACGGGCATCCTGACGATCTTCCTGCCGTCGACCAAAGGCATCTGA